A single genomic interval of Ramlibacter sp. harbors:
- a CDS encoding tryptophan-rich sensory protein — MTQRPARSPARQTLGLIGWLAVAFAAAAVGGLASANAGDFYRDLIRPAWAPPGWLFAPVWSALYALMGISAWLVWRARGFAGARNALLVFMLQLAANALWTWLFFVWRQGGLALAEIVLLWVLIALTIGLFWRVSRLAAMLLLPYLAWVSFASALTLATWQLNPALLG, encoded by the coding sequence ATGACTCAACGCCCTGCCAGGTCACCCGCACGCCAAACCCTGGGCCTGATCGGCTGGCTGGCCGTCGCTTTTGCCGCGGCCGCGGTGGGCGGTCTGGCATCGGCCAACGCGGGTGATTTCTACCGCGACCTGATTCGCCCCGCCTGGGCGCCCCCGGGCTGGCTGTTTGCGCCGGTCTGGTCGGCTCTGTATGCGTTGATGGGCATCTCGGCCTGGCTGGTCTGGCGCGCGCGCGGTTTTGCGGGCGCACGCAACGCGCTGCTGGTGTTCATGCTCCAGCTGGCGGCCAATGCGCTGTGGACCTGGCTCTTTTTCGTCTGGCGGCAAGGCGGGCTGGCGTTGGCAGAGATTGTTCTGCTGTGGGTGCTGATCGCCCTCACCATCGGCCTGTTCTGGCGCGTCAGCAGGCTGGCGGCCATGCTGCTGCTGCCCTACCTGGCATGGGTGTCGTTCGCGTCGGCACTCACGCTCGCCACCTGGCAGCTCAACCCTGCGCTGCTGGGTTGA
- a CDS encoding integrin, whose protein sequence is MTLAACGGGSDAPVGPPDTPSAETTIGGTLVGLKGKVVLQNNGTLEVELTSSGHYSVTVAVGTAYHLVVKTQPTGQTCVVANGTGTAVGPVNDILVSCSDNTYPITVEVTGLVGTVVLQINGAENLSVPANGSFSFATPLAHGTPYTVTVAVQPAGMLCSVLQGTGSAGQQSQALVHCSAVVPPPPPEPPPPPPPPPPPPAPTAAPGLTITYAAKALNFSWNVVADAQSYLVYEDPDGAGPLPRVQIGQSSFTTSLAYAVPVLLHTRLSATYTVQACNVSGCGPSSAAVAPDMKQAIGYFKAASPAVEARFGNRVALSADGSTMAVGAYGEGGNTGAVYVFTKTGATWTQQARIAAPNPDANDYFGNALALSGDGSTLAIGADGESGNQTGTFTVMPATNNLAASAGAVYVYTRSGAVWSRQAFIKAPNAYAGDLFGTTVRLSTNGDTLAVAAYYESADQTGAHGNGAYFGSGAVHVFTRTGGVWSAQGYLKASNAGAGDFFGISLALSGSGDTVAVGAFFEQSADAAAPGDNSLSNAGAAYVFQRTGNLWAQQSYLKAPLPEANDRFGVAVVLSADGNTLGVGMDGESSNNTGVFAVNPVDNALALNSGAAFVFTRAGATWSQQAYLKPSNTRTPHRFGNAMFMSADGHTLAVSSYREDSNATGFNGDQANTAAADAGAVFMFKRSGAAWSQSAYLKAPNTGAGDRFGGAVALSADGNTLAVGAASEDGGSGGIGGNQADASQSNSGAVYLY, encoded by the coding sequence ATGACGCTGGCGGCTTGCGGCGGGGGCAGCGACGCCCCCGTGGGCCCTCCGGACACGCCAAGCGCCGAAACGACCATTGGCGGCACCCTGGTCGGCCTGAAGGGCAAGGTGGTTCTGCAGAACAACGGCACTCTTGAAGTGGAGCTGACGTCTTCAGGCCACTATTCCGTGACGGTGGCGGTCGGCACCGCCTACCACCTGGTGGTCAAAACGCAGCCCACGGGGCAGACCTGTGTGGTGGCCAACGGCACGGGGACGGCTGTGGGGCCCGTCAACGATATTCTGGTGTCATGCTCCGACAACACCTACCCCATCACCGTCGAGGTGACGGGCCTGGTAGGCACCGTGGTGCTTCAGATCAACGGGGCAGAAAACCTGTCCGTGCCTGCCAACGGGTCCTTCAGCTTCGCCACCCCGCTGGCGCACGGCACGCCCTACACCGTCACGGTGGCTGTGCAACCGGCCGGGATGCTGTGCAGTGTGTTGCAGGGCACGGGCAGCGCAGGGCAGCAGAGCCAAGCCTTGGTCCACTGCAGCGCAGTGGTGCCGCCGCCCCCGCCGGAGCCCCCGCCTCCGCCGCCACCCCCGCCGCCGCCACCCGCTCCCACCGCCGCGCCGGGCCTGACCATCACTTACGCGGCCAAGGCCTTGAACTTTTCATGGAACGTTGTGGCAGATGCCCAGAGCTACCTGGTGTACGAAGACCCGGACGGCGCCGGACCCCTGCCCCGGGTGCAGATCGGGCAAAGCAGTTTCACAACCAGCCTGGCGTATGCGGTCCCGGTGCTGCTGCACACGCGCCTGAGCGCCACCTACACCGTGCAGGCCTGCAACGTGAGCGGGTGTGGGCCGAGCTCGGCGGCGGTGGCGCCCGACATGAAGCAGGCCATCGGTTACTTCAAGGCGGCCTCGCCGGCGGTGGAGGCCCGCTTCGGCAACCGGGTGGCGTTGTCGGCCGACGGTTCGACGATGGCCGTTGGAGCCTACGGTGAGGGCGGCAACACGGGCGCTGTGTATGTCTTCACCAAAACCGGGGCCACGTGGACCCAGCAGGCCCGAATTGCAGCGCCCAACCCGGATGCCAACGACTACTTTGGCAACGCGCTGGCCCTGTCGGGCGACGGCAGCACGCTGGCCATCGGGGCCGACGGGGAGTCGGGCAACCAGACCGGCACCTTCACCGTGATGCCGGCCACCAACAATCTGGCAGCCAGCGCTGGCGCCGTGTATGTCTACACCCGCAGTGGCGCGGTGTGGTCGCGCCAGGCCTTCATCAAGGCACCCAACGCGTACGCTGGCGACCTGTTCGGGACCACCGTGAGGCTGTCCACCAACGGCGACACGCTGGCGGTGGCCGCCTATTACGAGAGCGCGGACCAGACGGGCGCGCACGGCAACGGCGCTTACTTCGGCTCAGGGGCCGTCCATGTGTTCACGCGCACAGGGGGCGTCTGGTCGGCCCAGGGCTACCTCAAGGCATCCAACGCGGGCGCGGGCGATTTCTTCGGCATATCACTGGCGCTCTCGGGCAGTGGTGACACCGTCGCGGTGGGCGCGTTTTTTGAGCAAAGCGCCGACGCGGCGGCCCCGGGCGACAACTCCTTGTCCAACGCGGGAGCCGCCTACGTCTTTCAGCGCACGGGCAACCTGTGGGCGCAGCAGAGCTACCTGAAGGCGCCGCTGCCCGAAGCCAATGACCGGTTCGGAGTGGCAGTTGTCCTGTCGGCCGACGGCAACACCCTGGGCGTGGGGATGGACGGCGAGAGCAGCAACAACACCGGCGTGTTCGCAGTCAACCCCGTCGACAATGCGCTGGCCTTGAATTCGGGCGCCGCATTTGTGTTCACCCGTGCGGGCGCAACCTGGTCACAGCAGGCGTACCTGAAGCCCTCCAACACGCGAACACCACATCGCTTTGGCAATGCGATGTTCATGTCGGCGGACGGCCATACGCTGGCCGTGTCGTCTTACCGTGAAGACAGCAACGCCACGGGTTTCAACGGGGACCAGGCCAACACCGCCGCGGCGGATGCCGGCGCCGTCTTCATGTTCAAGCGCAGCGGCGCGGCGTGGTCGCAGTCGGCCTACCTGAAGGCACCCAATACCGGCGCGGGCGACCGGTTTGGCGGTGCGGTGGCGCTGTCGGCCGATGGCAATACCCTCGCCGTGGGTGCGGCCTCAGAAGACGGTGGCTCGGGCGGCATTGGTGGCAACCAGGCCGATGCAAGCCAGAGCAATTCGGGGGCGGTGTACCTCTATTAG
- a CDS encoding DUF1801 domain-containing protein: MKPFASPRVASAFQTYPAPMRRKLMALRDLIFRTAASTEGVGALEETLKWGEPAYLTPHTGSGSTIRLGWKKSKPTEYAMYFNCQTTLVETFKTIFPRTFRYEGNRAIVFTEHEPVDQDALAFCVAAALTYHRRKSQ; the protein is encoded by the coding sequence ATGAAGCCCTTCGCCAGCCCTAGGGTCGCCAGCGCATTCCAGACCTACCCCGCCCCCATGCGCCGCAAACTCATGGCGCTGCGCGACCTCATCTTTCGCACTGCCGCGTCAACCGAAGGTGTAGGTGCGCTTGAAGAAACGCTCAAGTGGGGCGAGCCCGCGTACCTCACACCACACACAGGCAGCGGAAGCACCATCCGGCTTGGTTGGAAGAAGTCAAAACCCACCGAGTACGCGATGTACTTCAACTGCCAGACGACGCTGGTGGAGACTTTCAAGACCATCTTCCCTCGCACATTCAGGTACGAAGGCAACCGGGCCATTGTGTTTACCGAACATGAGCCTGTGGACCAGGACGCGCTGGCATTCTGTGTGGCGGCGGCGTTGACGTATCACCGCAGGAAGAGTCAGTAA
- a CDS encoding addiction module protein, producing the protein MNARVDQLLDEVLGLPADERSALAVALLDSLETADEATVSDLWRAEVNRRRAELRAGRVQASPWAEVRQRLSSL; encoded by the coding sequence ATGAATGCCCGCGTAGACCAGCTACTGGATGAGGTTCTCGGCCTACCCGCCGATGAACGCTCGGCATTGGCGGTCGCTCTCCTCGACAGCCTCGAGACTGCTGACGAAGCGACAGTCTCCGATCTGTGGCGTGCCGAAGTGAACCGGCGCCGCGCGGAATTGCGTGCAGGGCGAGTGCAAGCCAGCCCCTGGGCTGAAGTACGGCAGCGCCTTAGCTCCCTGTGA
- a CDS encoding type II toxin-antitoxin system RelE/ParE family toxin, with the protein MSSFDIEVLPEAEAEAREAFLWYFERSPIAADAFRVELFEAIDGLAETAEDWPEDEDDIRHYHLKHFPYTVRYEVLGRTVTVFAIAHQRRRPGYWRDR; encoded by the coding sequence GTGAGTTCCTTCGACATTGAAGTGCTGCCCGAAGCGGAGGCAGAGGCACGCGAGGCTTTCCTCTGGTATTTCGAGAGAAGCCCAATTGCCGCCGATGCCTTCCGGGTGGAGCTGTTCGAAGCCATCGATGGATTGGCCGAGACGGCCGAGGACTGGCCCGAGGACGAAGACGACATCCGGCACTACCACCTCAAGCACTTCCCGTATACGGTGAGGTATGAGGTGCTCGGCCGGACTGTGACGGTCTTCGCGATAGCGCATCAACGTAGGCGCCCAGGATATTGGCGAGATCGCTGA
- a CDS encoding ABC transporter ATP-binding protein — protein sequence MGPAVTNILNISKLSKTFPGRDGKKEGGTVALDATDLTVAENDFITILGPSGCGKSTLLRMVAGLDTPTTGRIELDCKAVSGPGADRGMVFQSYTLFPWLTVLQNVCFGLREKGLPLAEQQDKARQFLAKVGLKGFENHFPKQLSGGMQQRTALARALANDPRILLMDEPFGALDHQTRELMQELLQGIWEAEQKTVLFVTHDIDEAIFMGSRVVVMSARPGRIKCDLSVPIAHPRHYSVKTTPVFTELKAKLTEEIRIEVQRAAGLVGV from the coding sequence AAACCTTCCCCGGGCGAGACGGCAAAAAAGAGGGCGGCACCGTGGCGCTGGACGCCACCGACCTGACGGTGGCCGAGAACGACTTCATCACCATCCTCGGCCCCTCGGGCTGCGGCAAGAGCACCCTGCTGCGCATGGTGGCCGGGCTGGACACGCCCACCACGGGCCGCATCGAGCTGGACTGCAAAGCCGTGAGCGGCCCGGGCGCCGACCGCGGCATGGTGTTCCAGAGCTACACGCTGTTCCCCTGGCTCACGGTGTTGCAGAACGTGTGCTTTGGCCTGCGCGAAAAAGGCCTGCCCCTGGCCGAACAGCAAGACAAGGCGCGGCAGTTTCTGGCCAAGGTGGGGTTGAAGGGGTTTGAGAACCACTTTCCCAAGCAGCTCTCGGGCGGCATGCAGCAGCGCACCGCGCTGGCCCGCGCCCTGGCCAACGACCCGCGCATCCTGCTCATGGACGAGCCCTTTGGCGCGCTCGACCACCAGACCCGCGAGCTGATGCAGGAACTGCTGCAAGGCATCTGGGAAGCCGAGCAGAAGACCGTGCTGTTTGTGACGCACGACATCGACGAAGCCATCTTCATGGGCAGCCGCGTGGTGGTGATGAGCGCCCGCCCCGGCCGCATCAAGTGCGACCTGAGCGTGCCCATTGCGCACCCGCGCCACTACTCGGTCAAGACCACGCCGGTGTTCACCGAGCTCAAGGCGAAGTTGACGGAGGAGATACGCATTGAGGTGCAGCGGGCTGCGGGGTTGGTGGGGGTTTGA